GTGCGGACGAGGCCGTCCTCTACCGAAAGCACCTCATGGAACAGCTCAGCCAGCTCGACGCCTTCGTGCAAGCGCGAGTGGAGGAGCCCAGGCCGCCGATGGTCTCGGCCGGCCGGGAACCCGGTTGGCGGCCGAGTCCACACGAAGACCCCCTCAATGCCTGGATGTGGAAGTGCCGCATCGAGGGCGCAGCCGAAGGTCTGCTGAAGGGCAAGACGGTCAGCTTCAAGGACCACATCGCGATCGGCGGAATGCCGATGAGCTTCGGCTCCTTCGCCCTCGACGGCTTC
The Candidatus Polarisedimenticolia bacterium genome window above contains:
- a CDS encoding amidase family protein, translated to MAKHLGIHLSADEAVLYRKHLMEQLSQLDAFVQARVEEPRPPMVSAGREPGWRPSPHEDPLNAWMWKCRIEGAAEGLLKGKTVSFKDHIAIGGMPMSFGSFALDGFIPDFDATVVTRVLQAGGTIIGKNVMNGLSGGFGTGGAIGDYGRPLNPHNREHVTGGSSSGSGAAV